The following DNA comes from Sulfitobacter sp. D7.
ACCTCCCTGTGAGCTGGCCCCCGTCCTGCGGGGGCCTTTTTTTGTGAGTGGGGATCACATAACATCAGACTTCGGGGGGAGCATCACAATGAACTTTAAGCAGCTCAGCTATTTTATCGCCGTGGCGGAAGAGCTTCATTTTGGCCGAGCCGCAGAGCGTCTGGACATGGCACAGCCGCCTCTGAGCCGCCAGATCAAGCAATTGGAAGAAGACCTCGGCGCGGTGCTGTTCAACCGGGGTCGAAGCTCTATCAGCCTGACACAGGCGGGTGAACGGCTGCTTCATCGCGGGAAGTCGATCATCGCTCAGTTGGATGATACCCGTTTGGAGTTGCGCCGCCTCGGCCAAGGGGCGGAAGGCAGATTACGGATTGGTTTCGTCGGGTCGGCGACCTATGGAATTCTGCCCAACATCATTCGGTCCTATCGTGCCAACTACCCCGACGTTAACCTAAGCCTTATTCCGATGAACAATGCGGACCTTCATCGTGCTTTGGTGTCGCGCGAGTTGGACGCGGTGTTTGCCCGCCCCACCCTGAAGGACCCTGAGTTTCTCTCGAAGCATCTTGCCGAAGAAAAACTGATCCTCGCGCTTCCTGATATCGTTGATACCGGCGGACGCACGGTCGCACGGCTGGAAAGGTTAATGACCCACAACCTCATTTTGTACCCGGAGCGTCCACGCCCTAGCTATGCCGATATGGTTCTCAACGCGGTCAAGGACGCAGGGTTTGAAGCGCCCTTGAGGATATGGTGCATGGACCTGCAAACTGCCCTAAGCCTCGTGGCGGTGGGCGAAGGGGTCTGCATCGTGCCGGAGTCAGTCGCGAGCGCGCCGCGCAAAGGGATGAAATTTCTCAAGATCGAACCCGAAATTGCGCGCACCGAGTTATCGGTGAGCTATCGCCTTGATGATCAGGGGGTCCACGTCAGAAACTTCGTGAACGTCGCCCAGAAAGTCTCCCGAAGTAGCCCGCTAAAGCGGTAGACTGAAGACTGCCCCTCCGTAAGCCTCGGCCTGCCGCGTGCATTACACACCAAGCCAAGTATGCTGGATCTCTTCGTTTGCCCTGATCTCCGCTGCGGTCCCAGACCAGACCACCTGCCCCTTGCCGACGACCACGACATCATCCGCGAGTGAGGTCGCAAAGCCGAAGTTCTGCTCGACGATGACCATCGAAAGGCCGTCGTCCCGCAACTGCTGCAGCTTGTCATGCAGCAGCTTGACGATGATGGGCGCCAAGCCCTCCGTCGGCTCATCAAGTATCAAAAGTTTCGGATTCATCAGCAGACCGCGGGCGATGGCCAGCATCTGTTGCTCGCCCCCCGACAACTGGGCGCCGCCGTTGTCCATGCGTTCTGCAAGCCGGGGAAAGACGTCCAGAACACGTTCCAATGTCCATTTGGCTTGCGGCCCGCCGAACCGTTTGGCAGCAAGCTCAAGGTTCTCCCGTACGGTCAGGGACGGAAAGATATCGCGCGTTTCGGGAACATAGGCGATCCCGGCCTTGGCAATATCAAAGGGCTGCGCGGCGATCGGCGCGCCGTCGAAAGCGATGTCTCCGGACTTCAACGGCAGCAACCCCATGATCGTTTTGAGGGTCGTGGATTTCCCCGCCCCATTGCGTCCCAGCACGGCCAGTACCCTGCCCTTTTGCGCTTTCAGCGAAAGACCATAGAGAACTTGGGTCTCACCATAGCCGGATTCGATGGCATTGAGTTCAAGCATCTTCCCAACTCCCCAGATAGATTTCTTTCAACATAGGCGATCCCCGCGCCGCCTCTGGTAATCCGTCAAAGACAACTTCGCCGTAGTTCAGCACGGTGATCGTATCAGCGACGTCAAACGCCAGATCCATGTCATGCTCGATGATCAGCATGGTCAGATCACGAGGCAGATTGTTCAGCAGGTCGTGAAATCCCTTGGCCATCTCTGGCCCGACGCCACTGGTAGGTTCATCCATTAGCAGCACAAGTGGCCGCGTGGCGAGCGCCACGCCGACCTCCAACTGCCTTCGCACCCCATAGCTGATTTCCGAGACTTTTGCGTCGAGATAGGGCAGCAGCATTACCTGCTCGGCAACTTCTGCAACGATCTCGCGGACCTCGCGTTTAGATAGGCTGTCTGACCACAGGCGGGTCGCGTGGCCTGTATGAACCGCTGCGGCTAACCCGAGATTTTCTTTCACGGTCAGCCCATCGAAGAGCGTATTCTTTTGGTAGCTGCGTGACAGACCGCGACGGACCCGCTTGGCAACCGGCAGGGTCGTTACATCCTCGCCCGCCAGATGAATGCTTCCGCTGCTCGGGGTCAGTTCACCGACCAGTTGATTGAATAGGGTCGTTTTGCCCGCGCCGTTGGGCCCAAGGATGACCCGCCGTTCGCCGCGCT
Coding sequences within:
- a CDS encoding LysR family transcriptional regulator encodes the protein MNFKQLSYFIAVAEELHFGRAAERLDMAQPPLSRQIKQLEEDLGAVLFNRGRSSISLTQAGERLLHRGKSIIAQLDDTRLELRRLGQGAEGRLRIGFVGSATYGILPNIIRSYRANYPDVNLSLIPMNNADLHRALVSRELDAVFARPTLKDPEFLSKHLAEEKLILALPDIVDTGGRTVARLERLMTHNLILYPERPRPSYADMVLNAVKDAGFEAPLRIWCMDLQTALSLVAVGEGVCIVPESVASAPRKGMKFLKIEPEIARTELSVSYRLDDQGVHVRNFVNVAQKVSRSSPLKR
- a CDS encoding ABC transporter ATP-binding protein; translated protein: MLELNAIESGYGETQVLYGLSLKAQKGRVLAVLGRNGAGKSTTLKTIMGLLPLKSGDIAFDGAPIAAQPFDIAKAGIAYVPETRDIFPSLTVRENLELAAKRFGGPQAKWTLERVLDVFPRLAERMDNGGAQLSGGEQQMLAIARGLLMNPKLLILDEPTEGLAPIIVKLLHDKLQQLRDDGLSMVIVEQNFGFATSLADDVVVVGKGQVVWSGTAAEIRANEEIQHTWLGV
- a CDS encoding ABC transporter ATP-binding protein, which gives rise to MLETRNLDKSFGAVHVTRDVSLKLERGERRVILGPNGAGKTTLFNQLVGELTPSSGSIHLAGEDVTTLPVAKRVRRGLSRSYQKNTLFDGLTVKENLGLAAAVHTGHATRLWSDSLSKREVREIVAEVAEQVMLLPYLDAKVSEISYGVRRQLEVGVALATRPLVLLMDEPTSGVGPEMAKGFHDLLNNLPRDLTMLIIEHDMDLAFDVADTITVLNYGEVVFDGLPEAARGSPMLKEIYLGSWEDA